One region of Roseovarius faecimaris genomic DNA includes:
- a CDS encoding polysaccharide deacetylase family protein gives MIRNPIPWPNGAKCAVAISFDMDADSLIHIARPDDSHRRLYQTSMGRYGPNVALPRILDTYRRYDLKQSFFIPGWCLEQYPETAEAILNDGHEIGHHGYLHEDPITTYGSQREWFERTLDAHKRICGKVPQGYRAPVYNITDEVIDLMQENGMRYDSSMMADDIPYAIETSKGQLYEMPVHWGTDDWPPFAHYEEIGYMMPVRPPAAALAGFWEEFEAQYEAGGFFLLILHPFLTGRLARWRLIEKWIEDTLKTRNVWFSTLAGIADHMDALRKSGTWSPSVEKLPYFNKPPAKQWIS, from the coding sequence ATGATCCGCAACCCTATACCATGGCCCAATGGCGCCAAATGTGCGGTTGCGATCAGCTTCGACATGGATGCCGACAGCCTGATCCATATTGCCCGCCCCGACGACAGCCATCGCCGCCTCTATCAAACATCCATGGGGCGATACGGCCCAAATGTCGCTCTGCCGCGCATCCTTGACACCTATCGTCGATATGACCTCAAACAATCCTTCTTCATTCCCGGATGGTGCCTGGAGCAATATCCAGAAACCGCCGAGGCGATCCTGAACGACGGCCATGAGATCGGACATCACGGGTATCTGCATGAAGACCCCATTACGACCTATGGCAGCCAGCGCGAATGGTTCGAGCGAACGCTTGATGCGCATAAGCGTATTTGCGGAAAGGTTCCTCAAGGGTACCGCGCCCCGGTCTACAACATTACCGATGAGGTGATTGACCTCATGCAGGAAAATGGGATGCGTTATGACAGCTCGATGATGGCTGACGATATTCCTTATGCCATCGAGACTTCGAAGGGCCAGCTATACGAAATGCCGGTTCATTGGGGCACAGATGACTGGCCGCCCTTCGCACATTACGAGGAAATTGGTTACATGATGCCGGTCCGGCCACCTGCGGCAGCTCTCGCCGGATTTTGGGAAGAGTTCGAGGCACAGTACGAGGCCGGCGGATTTTTCTTGCTGATCCTCCATCCATTTTTAACCGGAAGACTGGCTCGTTGGCGACTGATTGAGAAATGGATCGAAGACACCCTGAAAACGCGCAACGTGTGGTTTTCGACCCTTGCCGGAATTGCAGACCATATGGATGCACTGCGGAAATCCGGCACCTGGTCGCCCAGCGTTGAAAAGCTTCCGTACTTCAACAAACCACCGGCTAAGCAATGGATTTCGTGA
- a CDS encoding ABCB family ABC transporter ATP-binding protein/permease has product MRRSSINTTEAPRNGWQTIRRVAPYLWPADNASVKLRVVTALGLLVLAKLVAVGTPFFYKAAVDALAGEGQSAAWMLGAGAVGLTVAYGLARLMNVGFQQLRDAVFAKVGQRALRAIALQTFEHIHRLSLRYHIARKTGGLSRIIERGVKGVDFLLRFLIFSIIPLILELLLIGVILWTLFDIWYLAVVAGVIALYILFTFKVTEWRVRLRKAMNDQDTDANQKAIDSLLNFETVKYFGAEGREARRYDEAMAGYEKFALQTSYSLAFLNFGQSFLITAGLIIVMVMAAIGVQNGSMTVGDFVMVNAYMIQITMPLNFLGTVYREIRQSLVDMGEMFELLEQPPEVSDKPGAPALKVGGGTVALRDVQFGYEPERPILKGVSLEVPAGQTVAVVGPSGSGKSTIGRLLFRFYDVQDGAVMIDGQDVRDVTQDSLHAAIGVVPQDTVLFNDTIGYNIAYGRDDATQSEIEEAARAAQIHDFIARLPQGYDTLVGERGLKLSGGEKQRVGIARTLLKDPPILLLDEATSALDTETERDIQGALARAGQGRTVITIAHRLSTIADADRIVVLEEGRIAEQGTHAELLEREGRYASLWQRQAREQDEAV; this is encoded by the coding sequence ATGCGCAGATCATCCATCAACACCACCGAGGCCCCCCGCAACGGCTGGCAGACCATCCGCCGGGTCGCGCCCTATCTGTGGCCTGCCGATAACGCCAGTGTGAAACTGCGCGTCGTCACTGCGCTGGGCCTTCTGGTGCTGGCCAAGCTCGTGGCCGTGGGTACGCCGTTTTTCTACAAGGCGGCGGTGGACGCGCTGGCGGGCGAAGGCCAGTCGGCGGCCTGGATGCTGGGCGCGGGGGCCGTCGGGTTGACCGTGGCCTATGGCCTTGCCCGGCTGATGAATGTGGGCTTCCAGCAGCTGCGCGATGCGGTCTTTGCCAAGGTCGGCCAGCGCGCTCTGCGCGCCATCGCCCTGCAGACGTTCGAGCATATCCACCGCCTGTCGCTGCGCTATCATATCGCGCGCAAGACCGGGGGCCTGAGCCGGATCATCGAACGCGGGGTGAAGGGCGTGGATTTCCTCCTGCGCTTCCTGATCTTCTCGATTATCCCGCTGATCCTGGAACTGCTGCTGATCGGCGTCATTCTCTGGACGCTTTTCGACATCTGGTATCTGGCCGTGGTGGCAGGGGTGATCGCGCTTTACATCCTCTTTACGTTCAAGGTCACCGAATGGCGCGTGCGCCTGCGCAAGGCGATGAACGATCAGGACACCGACGCCAACCAGAAGGCGATCGACAGCCTGCTCAATTTCGAGACGGTCAAGTATTTCGGCGCCGAGGGGCGCGAGGCGCGCCGCTATGACGAGGCGATGGCGGGGTATGAGAAGTTCGCCCTGCAAACCTCCTATTCGCTGGCCTTTCTCAATTTCGGTCAGTCCTTCCTGATCACCGCAGGGCTGATCATCGTCATGGTCATGGCCGCCATCGGTGTGCAGAACGGATCGATGACCGTGGGCGATTTCGTGATGGTCAACGCCTATATGATCCAGATCACCATGCCTCTCAACTTCCTCGGCACGGTCTATCGCGAGATCCGCCAGAGCCTGGTCGATATGGGCGAGATGTTCGAATTGCTGGAACAACCGCCCGAGGTGTCCGACAAACCGGGCGCGCCCGCGCTGAAGGTGGGTGGCGGCACCGTGGCGCTGCGCGATGTGCAGTTCGGCTATGAGCCGGAACGGCCCATTCTCAAGGGCGTCAGCCTGGAGGTCCCCGCCGGACAGACCGTGGCCGTGGTCGGCCCCTCCGGCTCGGGCAAGTCCACCATCGGGCGGCTTTTGTTCCGGTTCTACGACGTGCAGGACGGCGCTGTCATGATCGACGGTCAGGACGTGCGGGACGTGACGCAGGACAGCCTGCACGCGGCCATCGGCGTTGTGCCGCAGGATACGGTGCTTTTCAACGACACGATCGGTTATAACATCGCCTATGGCCGCGACGACGCCACGCAATCCGAGATCGAAGAGGCCGCCCGCGCCGCCCAGATTCATGACTTCATCGCCCGGCTGCCACAGGGCTATGACACGCTGGTGGGCGAACGCGGCCTGAAACTTTCGGGCGGCGAGAAGCAGCGTGTCGGCATCGCCCGGACCCTGCTGAAAGACCCGCCCATCCTGCTCCTGGACGAGGCGACGAGCGCGCTCGATACCGAGACCGAGCGCGATATCCAGGGCGCGCTGGCCCGCGCGGGGCAGGGGCGCACGGTCATCACCATCGCGCACCGGCTGTCGACCATTGCCGATGCGGACCGGATCGTGGTGCTGGAAGAGGGCCGCATCGCAGAGCAGGGCACCCATGCAGAGCTACTGGAGCGCGAGGGGCGCTATGCCAGCCTCTGGCAGCGTCAGGCCCGCGAGCAGGACGAGGCGGTTTGA